Below is a window of uncultured Cohaesibacter sp. DNA.
ATGACAGTGGGGTGATGGGGCAGGCAGTTGCCCTGACGCAGCGCCTTGGCGACATCCTCGGCGGAAAGGCGCGTATTGGTCACCTTGCCGATAGAGCGCCCCTGCGCGTCGATCTTGTTCATCTGCGAGAAGACCAGCCCGATATCGGGATTATCCTTGAGGCATTGCCATTGAACCGAGAAACGGTTGGGATAGGAGATATCGTCAGCATCCATGCGGGCGATGATATCGGCGCGGGCTTCAGAAAGCCCCCAATTGAGCGCCGAGACCAGCCCGCCATTCTGGCGCGCCAATATCCGGATGCGCCCATCCTGACGCGCCATCTTCTCCAAGATGACGCCGCTACCGTCTGTCGAGCCGTCATTGATCACCAGTAGTTCGAAGTCGGCAAAATCCTGCGCCAGAATGCTGCTTATCGCTTCCTCGACATAGGCCTCGCCATTATAGACTGGCAATATGACAGAAATTTCAGGGACATGAGCCATAATCAGTCAATTCCAGTCTCAGCCCATGCGGGCCGTTTTGCTATAGACGTCATCGAGAATGGAAACGGTTTTATGCAGATCGAATTTCTTTACCTGCTCATAGCCAAGGGCGACATAGTGCGGATAGTCGCCAACCATTTGCTCAAGGCCCTTGAGGATGTCTTCCACTTCAATGCTTTCAAGGAAAATCCCTGCATTGCCAACCGTTTCGGGCAGGGCGCCATTGGCCGTGGACACCACGCCGGCCCCTGCGGCAAAGGATTCCGTCGCCACAAGGCAAAAGCTCTCACGCTCGGAACAGATGAGCGAAATTCTGGCCTTCTGCAAACGCTCCTTGACCGCCTGATGGGGCAAACCATCAAGCAATGTCAGTCCCTCACAATCCTCGACAACCTTCTTTACCTGCCCGACATAATCAGGGCTGCCGGTGAAAGGGCCAACCAGACAGCCAGTCCATTGAGGATGACGCGCCAACAGCTGCGCCATGGCCTTGGCAGCAGGCAGCGCATTCTTCTGCGGCTCGATCCGTCCCACAAACAGGATCTCGTTATTCTTCTGCTCAGCCGCCTGCCAGAGCGAGCAATCGATGCCGTTATGAACCGTATAGACCGGCGTCTTGAGAGAAGGATAGAGCGCCAGAAAGCTGTCCCGGCAGGTATCGGAAACAAAGACAAGCCCGCTCAGCGCTTCATATCGCCTCTTGTGGCGCCATTTGCGGAACCAGGAGAGCTTTTCCGCAATTTCGAAATTATGCCGATGCAGCAGCACCGGAACCGTTTTAAAGAGCGCCGCGACCTTTTGCGCCGTCGGCCCATGCTGCTGGACCACGATCAGATCCGGCTGATATTCAGAAATGATGGATTGCAGTTGCGCCATCTTTCCCTGCGGACCATCCGCCTTGAGCATCCGCACAGGCAAATCATCAAACGGCTCGTCTATCTCATCACAGACCACTAGAATCTCATGTGCGCTTCTCAGGCTCTGCTCATAGACACAAAGATCGATGGATGTTGCCTTTCTCGGTCCGAAATGCATGTTCCGCGGCAGATAGTTCAAGACTTTCAGCCGAGCAGGGGAAGGACTGACCATCGTCATGTGAGAAATCCTAAAATCGAAAGACAAGCCCCGAATACAAACCAGATTCAAACCCGAATGCAGCGCACCGACA
It encodes the following:
- a CDS encoding glycosyltransferase family 4 protein, whose amino-acid sequence is MTMVSPSPARLKVLNYLPRNMHFGPRKATSIDLCVYEQSLRSAHEILVVCDEIDEPFDDLPVRMLKADGPQGKMAQLQSIISEYQPDLIVVQQHGPTAQKVAALFKTVPVLLHRHNFEIAEKLSWFRKWRHKRRYEALSGLVFVSDTCRDSFLALYPSLKTPVYTVHNGIDCSLWQAAEQKNNEILFVGRIEPQKNALPAAKAMAQLLARHPQWTGCLVGPFTGSPDYVGQVKKVVEDCEGLTLLDGLPHQAVKERLQKARISLICSERESFCLVATESFAAGAGVVSTANGALPETVGNAGIFLESIEVEDILKGLEQMVGDYPHYVALGYEQVKKFDLHKTVSILDDVYSKTARMG